In one Trichosurus vulpecula isolate mTriVul1 chromosome 8, mTriVul1.pri, whole genome shotgun sequence genomic region, the following are encoded:
- the LOC118829212 gene encoding 60S ribosomal protein L10-like isoform X1 codes for MGRRPARCYRYCKNKPYPKSRFCSGVPDAKIRIFDLGRKKAKVDEFPLCGHMVSDEYEQLSSEALEAARICANKYLVKSCGKDGFHIRVRLHPFHVIRINKMLSCAGADRLQTGMQGAFGKPQGTVARVHIGQVIMAIRTKVQNKEHVIEALRRAKFKFPGRQKIHISKKWGFTKFSADEFEDMIAEKRLIPHGCGVKYIPSRGPLG; via the coding sequence ATGGGCCGTCGTCCCGCCCGCTGTTATAGGTACTGTAAAAATAAGCCGTACCCAAAGTCCCGTTTCTGCAGTGGAGTTCCTGATGCCAAGATACGAATCTTTGATCTTggtagaaagaaagcaaaagtggATGAATTTCCATTGTGTGGTCACATGGTGTCAGATGAATATGAACAGCTGTCATCGGAAGCCTTAGAGGCCGCTCGGATCTGTGCCAACAAGTACTTGGTGAAGAGTTGTGGCAAGGATGGCTTTCATATTCGTGTGCGGCTACATCCATTTCATGTCATCCGCATCAATAAGATGTTGTCATGTGCTGGGGCTGATAGGCTCCAGACTGGCATGCAGGGAGCTTTTGGGAAGCCCCAGGGCACTGTAGCCCGTGTACACATTGGCCAAGTTATCATGGCAATTCGAACCAAGGTTCAGAATAAAGAACATGTGATTGAAGCTTTGCGGAGAGCCAAGTTCAAGTTCCCTGGCCGCCAGAAGATCCACATCTCCAAGAAATGGGGTTTCACCAAGTTCAGTGCTGATGAATTTGAGGATATGATAGCTGAGAAGCGACTCATTCCTCATGGCTGTGGGGTTAAGTACATCCCCAGCCGGGGGCCCCTTGGATAA
- the LOC118829212 gene encoding 60S ribosomal protein L10-like isoform X2 — translation MGRRPARCYRYCKNKPYPKSRFCSGVPDAKIRIFDLALEAARICANKYLVKSCGKDGFHIRVRLHPFHVIRINKMLSCAGADRLQTGMQGAFGKPQGTVARVHIGQVIMAIRTKVQNKEHVIEALRRAKFKFPGRQKIHISKKWGFTKFSADEFEDMIAEKRLIPHGCGVKYIPSRGPLG, via the exons ATGGGCCGTCGTCCCGCCCGCTGTTATAGGTACTGTAAAAATAAGCCGTACCCAAAGTCCCGTTTCTGCAGTGGAGTTCCTGATGCCAAGATACGAATCTTTGATCTTg CCTTAGAGGCCGCTCGGATCTGTGCCAACAAGTACTTGGTGAAGAGTTGTGGCAAGGATGGCTTTCATATTCGTGTGCGGCTACATCCATTTCATGTCATCCGCATCAATAAGATGTTGTCATGTGCTGGGGCTGATAGGCTCCAGACTGGCATGCAGGGAGCTTTTGGGAAGCCCCAGGGCACTGTAGCCCGTGTACACATTGGCCAAGTTATCATGGCAATTCGAACCAAGGTTCAGAATAAAGAACATGTGATTGAAGCTTTGCGGAGAGCCAAGTTCAAGTTCCCTGGCCGCCAGAAGATCCACATCTCCAAGAAATGGGGTTTCACCAAGTTCAGTGCTGATGAATTTGAGGATATGATAGCTGAGAAGCGACTCATTCCTCATGGCTGTGGGGTTAAGTACATCCCCAGCCGGGGGCCCCTTGGATAA